One Senegalimassilia faecalis genomic window, CCGACGGTTTCGACGTGCTGTCGCGCATGTCGCGCAGCGGCTGGAGCGACGACATCCCCGTCATCATGATTTCCAGCGAAGAATCCGACGACATGGTGCTGCGCGCCTACGAGTTGGGCGCTTCGGACTACATCAGCCGCCCATTCGACGCGCGCATCGTGCGTCAGCGCGTTGGCAACATCATGCGCCTGTACGCCAAGCAGCGCCGCCTGTCGTCCATGCTGGCGCAGCAGTTCTACGAGCGCGAACGTGACAGCCGCATGCTCGTCGACATCATGGGCGGCGCTATGGAGCTGCGCAACGGCGAAAGCGGACCGCACGTGAAGCACGTGCGCAAGCTCACCGAGATGATGCTGGAGCACTTGGTGCGCAAAACGGACCGCTACCACGTCAGCTCAAGAGAGCGCGCCACCATTTCCGCCGCTTCCGTGCTGCATGACCTGGGCAAACTCTCCATTCCCGACTATGTGTTGAATAAGCCGGGCCGCCTGACGCCCGAAGAGTTCGAGGTCATGAAGACGCACACCACCATCGGCGCGAACCTGCTGGAAAGCATGACGCAGTGCCGCGACAGCGCGCTGGTGCAGGCCGCCCGCGACATCTGCCGTTGGCACCACGAGCGTTGGGACGGCAACGGCTACCCCGACGGCCTGAAAGGCGATGAGATTCCCATTTCGGCGCAGGTGGTGTCGATTGTGGACGTGTACGACGCGCTAACCAGCGACCGCGTGTACAAGAAGGCCATTCCGCATGAAGAGGCCATGCAGATGATCCTGAACGGCGAATGTGGCACGTTCAACCCGCTGCTCATCAGCTGTTTGATCGACCTGCAAGAGCGCATTCTGGCGGAAAAGGATGACGAAGGGACACCCCCCCCCCTCTTTCTAGGCTAACTAATAACGAAACCGTAACCGCAACCGAGCAAGACTAAGAAGAGAACATGAGTGAGATTCAAGATGCATACGAGAAAATCGGCGCCGATTACAACGACGTCGTCCGCCGTCTGACCAGCGAAGCTCTCGTGGTGCGTTTTGCCGGCAAGTTTTTGCAGGACAACAGCTTCGAGAACTTGCGCACGGCGCTTGCGAACAACGACGTGAACGGCGCGTTCCTTGCGTCGCACACGCTGAAGGGCATCGCGCAGAACATGGGCTTCTCGAACCTGTTCGAGCCGTCCAACGCGTTGGCCGAGTTCCTGCGCCCCATCCCTGAAACCGCAGCAGGCTCCGAAGAGCTGTTCGCGGCGGTGGAGGCCGAGTACAACAAAACGACCGAGGCCATCCGCGCCGCCCTGTAGGCGCCGTTTGTAATCGCGAGCAACCGCTAACGCGCTCCGCACGATGCGATTATCGTGCGGAGCGTGCGCGTTTGGTGCGAATTCGCTACCATTGTTTCGAATAGGTTAAAAATGTGCGTGCACGTAGCAACGCGCACAGCGAAAGGACCGTGTATGAGCGACATCCAGTGGCAACCTGGAAAAGAGTACCGCGAGATCATCTACGAAACGTACGAGGGCATCGCGAAGATCACCATCAACCGCCCGTTTAGGCGCAACGCCTTCACGCCGCGCACGGTGATGGAGATGTACGATGCGTTCTCCGAGGCGCGCGACGACGCGGGCATCGGCGTCATCATCCTGACGGGCGCCAACCACGGTGGCGCGCACGAGGACGAGGCGTTCTGCAGCGGCGGCGACCAGATGGTGCGCGGCAACGGCGGCTACGTCGGCGAGGACAACATCCCGCGCCTGAACGTGCTTGACCTGCAGCGACTCATCCGCGTGGTGCCCAAGCCCGTCATCGCCATGGTCAACGGCTACGCCATCGGCGGCGGGCACGTGCTGCACATCCTGTGCGACCTGTCCATTGCCGCGGAAACGGCGAAGTTCGGCCAAACGGGCCCGAAGGTGGGCAGCTTCGACGCCGGCTACGGCGCGGGTTACTTGGCGGCCATGGTGGGCCAGAAGAAGGCGCGCGAGATTTGGTACCTGTGCCGTCAGTACACGGCGCAGGAGGCGCTGGAGATGGGCATGGTCAACAAGGTGGTGCCCTTCGAGCAGCTTGAGACCGAAACCGTGCAGTGGGCGAAGGAAATGCTGCAGTTCAGCCCCACGGCGTTGCGCTTCATGAAGGCGTCGTTCAACGCGGCTACCGACGGCCTGGCCGGCTTGCAGCAGTTCGCCGGCGACGCCACGCTGCTGTACTACACCAGCGACGAGGCGAAAGAGGGTCGCGACGCGTTCAAGGAGAAGCGCAAGCCCGACTTCTCGAAGTTCCCGAAGTTCCCGTAGGATCTATTGGCTAGCAAGGCGAAAGCAGGCGCATTACCCACATGATCGGCGTGTTTGAAAACATGGTGCGGCTCAATCCGCAGCGCACGTGCTTCTCTTCTGTCGACAAAGACGGCAACACCGAAGCGTTGTCGTACCGGGAAACCCGCATGATTGCGGCGGGTCTTGCTAGCTTGTTGCGTCGTCGCGGCGTTGCGCTCGGCGACGCGGTTGCCGTGGACCTGCCGAACCAGCCAGCGTGCGTGTTTTTGCTGCTGGCGGCGGCATACGGCGGGTTCACGCTGGTGACGCTGAACAACCGGCTGACGGATGCGGAAAAGCAGGCGCGCCTGCTTGACCTGCAGCGCAGCCGTGCGTTCAACGTGGCGTACACCGTTGACGAAAGCAATGTGGCGAACCTTATCAGGACCGTGGCGAATGACGCTACTGGAACCGCGGAAGCTGCGGGCCCCGGGCATGCGCAGCGCACGTCGTTTTACGCGCGCACGAACATCGCCACGGCCGAGGCGCGCTCGACGCGGGCGCTCGGGCGCGCGGGTCGCAGTCGCGGGGCCGCTGCGCGCCGTCGCGAGGACGAAGCGCGCCAGGACGCGCTTGAAAGCGTCATCCATTTTGCCGAGCGCGGCGCGCATGTATTCGACCGCGGCGCCACGGCGGTGGTCATGTTCACGTCCGGTACCACCGGGCGTTCGAAAGCTGTGCCTCTGACCTGGGAAAATCTGTGTGGCTCGGCGGCGGTTTCCAATGCTTCGCTTAATCGTCACGGCGAGGGGCTGTGGCAGATCGCGCTGCCGCTTTACCACGTGGGCGGCCTGCAGATGGTGGTGCGCAGCCTGCTGAACGCGAATCCTTTCATTTTGTATCAGCGTTTCGACGCCGAACGCGTGCTGGTGGACGCCGCGCGCCGCGGCGCCACGCACATTTCCGTGGTCGACAAGATGCTGCAGGACATGTTGGCGAGTTCGCATGCGTTGGGCGTGGGCCGCTACGAGTGCATCCTGCTTGGCGGCGGGCCGCTGAACGCGCAGACGCTGGGGCGTGCGCTGGCCATGCGGGCGCGCGTGTACGCAAGCTATGGCATGACCGAAACGGCCAGCCAAATTGCAAATGCCCTGGTCACACCTGGGTTTACGGGGGGTATGTCCCTGCTTGAGGGTTATGAGGCGCGCATTGTGGACGCGGGCCCCGACGGGTTCGGTCGCTTGGCCGTGCGCGGGCCGGGCCTGTTCGGCGGCTACCTGAACGCGCGCGCCGCCTACACGGCCGACGGCTTTTTCCTGACGGGCGATACGGCCGCTATTGCGCCCGATGGCAAGCTGTACGTCAAGGAACGCACCGACGACATGTTCATCTCCGGCGGCGAGAACGTCTACCCCGCCGAAATCCGCGAGAAGCTGCTGCGCGTGCCCGGCGTTGCCGACGCGTATATCTTCGGCGCGCCCGATGACACGTGGGGTCGCCGCCCCGTTGGGTTTATCGAGCGCGGAAACGCCGCCGCGCCTGCAACCGGCGGCCCGGCTGGCATTGCCGCCGGCGTGGCGGGCCAGCGCGCTCGCACGCTGTCCGACCGCCGCTTCGCGCAAGAGATTGCCCAGGTCGCGGCGCCGCAGCTGTCGCGCATGTACCAGCCGAAGCACCTGTTCGCGCTCCCCCGTTTCCCGCGCACGGGAATCGGCAAGGTCGACCGCGCTGCGCTGCGTCGCCTCTACGAGCAGCGCATTGAGATTAAGCGCGTGAACCTATACCGCATTCGCCTGCCGTTCCGCAAACCGTTCGCCACGGCGAAGGGCACGCTGTCGTTCCGCGAGTCGCTGCTGGTGGAAGTGGTGGACCACGCCGGGCGCACGGGCTTGGGCGAATGCGTGTCGTTCCCAACCGACTGGTACCTGCCCGAGGTGCTTGACCAGGATATTCGTATTCTGCGTGAGCAGTTGATTCCGCTGGTGCTCAACACGGTGCTGCTGCATCCGTCCGAGGCCGATGGCCTGTTCGCGGCGTGCCCTGGTGCAAACGAGCTGCCCATGGGGCGCGGTGCGCTTGAGCCGGCGCTGTGGGACTTGTACGGCAAGATCGTCGAACAGCCGCTGTGGCAGCTTATCGGCGGGCAGGCGCCTGAAGGCACCGATGCCGTGGCCGTGCCGGCCGGCGCCGCCATTCCCGTGGGGCCCGTGGTCGAAACCGTGGCCGCCGCGCAGCGCTGCGTGGACGCGGGCTACACGCGCGTGAAGCTGAAGGTGACGCCCGGCACGGCGTACTTCAGCGCGCAGGCTGTGCGAAAAACGTTCCCTGACCTGGTGATTTCGCTTGATGCGAACCAAAGCTTCACCGAGCACGACATCGAAGAGCTGCGCAACCTCGATGAGCTTGACATCGCGTGGATCGAAGAGCCGCTTGACCCGCGCCGTCCGGTAGCGTCGGGCCCGCATGACCTGTTCGCGCGCTTGGCGCAGCTGCAGCGGCGCATCAAAACGCCCGTGTGCCTGGACGAGTCCATCGTCAGCGCCCGCGACCTGGCGCGCGTGCTCAAGCATCCGGAGCTGAAGTGCTTCGCGCTGAAAATCGGCAAGTTCGGCGGTATCGAGCCGGCGCTGCAATTCGTGCACATGACTCAGGCGCGCGGCATGCGCGTGTGGATGGGCGGCATGTACGACACGGGCGTGTCGCGTCGCATGCACGCGGCGTTCGAAACGCTTTCCGGTGTGTCGGACGCGGGCGACATCGGCGCCACGTCGCGGTATTTCGACACCGACGTCACGAACCCACCGTACACGGTCGAGCGCGGCCAGGTCACGCTTACGCGCCGTGGCCACGAATTCGGCCTCGGGTGCGAACTCGACCGCGCGGCCCTGTCGCACGTGCTCATCGACCAGGAATCGTTCGAATAGAAATTTGTTGCCGTCGATTATGCCCCGCGTTCAATAAGCTGGGGTATGATGATGGGCAACTGTTTTTTCAACGATCGGGGTTTCAATGAGCAATGTAAACGGGGCAGCACCCGCAGGTGCCGCTTCAGATATGGTCGTCACCGGCTCCGGGATGCTTCCCGAGGTCGACCACCACGGCAAGTTGGGCATTTTCCGCCTGGTCGCGTCCGTCATCACGCTCATCATCGGCGCGGGTGTGTTCACGCTTTCGGGCGACCAAGCAGCGCATGGCGCAAGCGGCGCGGCCATCCTTACCGCATGGGGCATTTCCGCCGTTGGCGTGCTGTGCCTTGTCATGACGTTTTTCGCCCTCTCGCGTATCAAACCGCAGCTCAAGGGCGGCATCTACAGCTACGCAACCGCCGGCTTCGGCGATTTCCTGGGCTTTAACAGCGCCTGGGGTTATTGGATCAGCGCGCTTCTGTGCACGGTCAGTTTCTCGGCCCTGTTGTTCGGCGCGCTTTCGTATTTCTTCCCCATCTTCGGCGAGGGCAACAACCTGGCGTCCGTCATCGGCGCCAGCTGCCTCATCTGGTTCTACACATTCCTGGTGAGCCGCGGCGTGA contains:
- the menC gene encoding o-succinylbenzoate synthase, giving the protein MIGVFENMVRLNPQRTCFSSVDKDGNTEALSYRETRMIAAGLASLLRRRGVALGDAVAVDLPNQPACVFLLLAAAYGGFTLVTLNNRLTDAEKQARLLDLQRSRAFNVAYTVDESNVANLIRTVANDATGTAEAAGPGHAQRTSFYARTNIATAEARSTRALGRAGRSRGAAARRREDEARQDALESVIHFAERGAHVFDRGATAVVMFTSGTTGRSKAVPLTWENLCGSAAVSNASLNRHGEGLWQIALPLYHVGGLQMVVRSLLNANPFILYQRFDAERVLVDAARRGATHISVVDKMLQDMLASSHALGVGRYECILLGGGPLNAQTLGRALAMRARVYASYGMTETASQIANALVTPGFTGGMSLLEGYEARIVDAGPDGFGRLAVRGPGLFGGYLNARAAYTADGFFLTGDTAAIAPDGKLYVKERTDDMFISGGENVYPAEIREKLLRVPGVADAYIFGAPDDTWGRRPVGFIERGNAAAPATGGPAGIAAGVAGQRARTLSDRRFAQEIAQVAAPQLSRMYQPKHLFALPRFPRTGIGKVDRAALRRLYEQRIEIKRVNLYRIRLPFRKPFATAKGTLSFRESLLVEVVDHAGRTGLGECVSFPTDWYLPEVLDQDIRILREQLIPLVLNTVLLHPSEADGLFAACPGANELPMGRGALEPALWDLYGKIVEQPLWQLIGGQAPEGTDAVAVPAGAAIPVGPVVETVAAAQRCVDAGYTRVKLKVTPGTAYFSAQAVRKTFPDLVISLDANQSFTEHDIEELRNLDELDIAWIEEPLDPRRPVASGPHDLFARLAQLQRRIKTPVCLDESIVSARDLARVLKHPELKCFALKIGKFGGIEPALQFVHMTQARGMRVWMGGMYDTGVSRRMHAAFETLSGVSDAGDIGATSRYFDTDVTNPPYTVERGQVTLTRRGHEFGLGCELDRAALSHVLIDQESFE
- a CDS encoding Hpt domain-containing protein; the protein is MSEIQDAYEKIGADYNDVVRRLTSEALVVRFAGKFLQDNSFENLRTALANNDVNGAFLASHTLKGIAQNMGFSNLFEPSNALAEFLRPIPETAAGSEELFAAVEAEYNKTTEAIRAAL
- the menB gene encoding 1,4-dihydroxy-2-naphthoyl-CoA synthase — encoded protein: MSDIQWQPGKEYREIIYETYEGIAKITINRPFRRNAFTPRTVMEMYDAFSEARDDAGIGVIILTGANHGGAHEDEAFCSGGDQMVRGNGGYVGEDNIPRLNVLDLQRLIRVVPKPVIAMVNGYAIGGGHVLHILCDLSIAAETAKFGQTGPKVGSFDAGYGAGYLAAMVGQKKAREIWYLCRQYTAQEALEMGMVNKVVPFEQLETETVQWAKEMLQFSPTALRFMKASFNAATDGLAGLQQFAGDATLLYYTSDEAKEGRDAFKEKRKPDFSKFPKFP